Proteins from one Camelina sativa cultivar DH55 chromosome 8, Cs, whole genome shotgun sequence genomic window:
- the LOC104706910 gene encoding early nodulin-93 produces MVNRSQQNLFLIASPDEIDKIRRAESSKQAGAIAGAKAAAVAAVASAIPTLAAVRMIPWAKANLNYTAQALIVSSASIAAFFITADKTILHGARKNTEAQFKKAQQDSK; encoded by the exons ATGGTTAACCGGAGCCAGCAAAATCTCTTCCTCATAGCTTCTCCCGACGAGATCGATAAGATCCGCCGTGCCGAATCTTCCAAACAag CCGGAGCTATTGCCGGAGCTAAAGCAGCCGCCGTCGCTGCCGTCGCCAGTGCAATCCCCACA TTAGCTGCGGTTCGAATGATCCCATGGGCTAAGGCTAACCTCAACTACACTGCTCAAGCACTCATTGTATCTTCAG CCTCCATCGCTGCGTTCTTCATAACTGCTGACAAAACCATTCTACACGGCGCAAGGAAAAACACCGAGGCTCAGTTCAAGAAAGCTCAGCAAGACTCTAAATAA